From Caldisericota bacterium, a single genomic window includes:
- a CDS encoding isoprenylcysteine carboxylmethyltransferase family protein, which yields MKIGNKDRFLYYVAGILLVLAYLLLWFLVNPVGIEELRYVGWIILAVGLVLIFLPMFVFRTKGKVKKGNDWTETSALVDTGIYSVVRHPLYLGLLLMYLAIILWSQHGLTIIVGIIGMMCVYLISRQEDQRLIGKFGDDYKSYMHSVPRMNLLAGIVRLVRQRKGKKNES from the coding sequence ATGAAAATAGGGAATAAGGACAGATTTCTGTATTATGTTGCGGGCATCTTGCTTGTCTTGGCCTATCTGTTGCTCTGGTTTTTAGTTAATCCTGTTGGCATCGAAGAGCTACGGTATGTCGGCTGGATAATCTTAGCGGTTGGTCTTGTTTTAATCTTTCTACCTATGTTTGTTTTTCGCACTAAAGGCAAGGTGAAAAAGGGAAATGATTGGACCGAGACCTCAGCCCTTGTTGACACAGGAATTTACTCTGTTGTTCGGCATCCACTCTATCTGGGTTTGTTGCTTATGTACCTTGCAATTATTTTATGGAGTCAACATGGATTAACGATAATTGTTGGGATTATAGGTATGATGTGTGTTTACTTAATTTCAAGACAAGAAGACCAGCGTCTCATAGGGAAGTTTGGCGATGACTATAAAAGCTATATGCACTCTGTGCCGAGGATGAATCTTTTGGCAGGAATCGTACGGCTGGTAAGACAAAGAAAGGGGAAGAAAAATGAGAGTTAA
- a CDS encoding ZIP family metal transporter: MNNLLLIVSLIFVGQILGSVVGLIKKPEKNILYGSLAFAASMMLGISFFQLIPESLKISSISLVIMSFVFGIAIMWIVDKILPHINPELMKKEKPSVKRSVTMLVIGMALHNIPEGLAIGVGFVLSPVLGITVALGIAMQDVPENIATIVPLYGLTKKRMKSFIITTGTILFELLGFIFGYYFFKEVSLNLLGASLALAAGFMTYISVEELIPAAQIKENLKIGIISLVLGALCVLLIIFLVD; this comes from the coding sequence ATGAATAATTTATTATTGATAGTATCTCTAATTTTTGTTGGACAAATTTTAGGCTCAGTAGTTGGATTAATAAAAAAGCCAGAGAAAAATATTTTGTATGGTTCTTTAGCATTTGCTGCTTCAATGATGCTTGGTATATCGTTTTTTCAATTAATACCTGAAAGCTTGAAAATTTCATCAATTTCCTTAGTAATAATGTCCTTTGTTTTCGGAATAGCAATAATGTGGATTGTTGATAAAATTTTGCCTCATATAAATCCCGAGTTAATGAAAAAAGAAAAACCATCTGTTAAAAGAAGCGTTACCATGCTTGTTATCGGCATGGCTTTGCATAATATACCAGAAGGATTGGCGATTGGTGTTGGGTTTGTTTTATCACCTGTATTGGGGATTACGGTAGCTCTGGGAATTGCGATGCAAGATGTACCAGAGAATATCGCAACAATTGTTCCATTATATGGATTAACTAAAAAGAGAATGAAATCTTTTATTATAACGACAGGAACAATATTATTCGAATTGCTCGGTTTCATTTTTGGTTATTATTTTTTTAAAGAAGTATCATTAAACTTATTAGGAGCATCACTTGCACTTGCAGCAGGTTTTATGACTTATATCTCAGTAGAAGAATTGATTCCAGCAGCACAAATAAAAGAAAATTTGAAAATAGGTATTATTAGTCTTGTTTTGGGAGCATTATGCGTTTTGCTAATTATCTTCTTAGTGGACTAA